The genomic segment CATTTCGGCTGCGTGACGATAACCAGTATATTTGGGCGAAATTAAGTGCTTACCATATTGCGGATTTATTAGAGCAAGAAAAACGCTACGAAGAAAGCTTGGCGATTATTGAGGAAGCAAGAATTATTTGGCCAAACGTGCCAGAATTCCCACTTAAAAAAGCGAACATTCTTTACCTAAGTCACCAACTAGAAGACGCCAAAGAAATTTATCAAAATTTGCTTGAAACGACAACAATCGACTATCAACCAATCGTTTTATACGAAGCAACCAACTTTATTCCACACAAAATGCTGGGGCACATTTACTTAGAAGAAAAAGATTATACTCGAGCAATGACATATTTTTCTAAAGCCTACGCTGAAAATAGTTCAGATTATGGCGTGATGTTCCAAATGATTATGCTACTAAGCAAATTCCACGAGCCAAAAGAAATTTTTGCTTTTATGGAACGTCATCAGTTTATTTCAAGTACGGAGACGGGGTTACGTTTGCTTTCGATGACGACACAACAAGGTTATGCAGAACTGTCTGAGCTAATTGTTCAGTCACTTACCGATGTTTATCCGCCAGTCGCAGAAGCAACCGAAGTCAAAATCCGCACGATTCGCAACGTTTTCCCTGTTATTAGTGAAACTGCAATTATATTTGGGATAAAAGAAGAATTGATTGACGCGGCAGATCTTTGTTTGTGGCATTACGAAAATCCACAATTACCAATTGAACAAGTGATGAAAAATAGTGACGTTGGCGATATTTATAATTTTATTTTCGAAAATGGACCAAGAATTAGTAAAAAACGTTATTTATTTGTATTAGAACGAGCAATTGCACTCGGAAAAGGCGAATTTGCGGATTACTTATTGGCATTAAGAACTGGATATCATGATAGCATTAACAGTCATATTGCTGACTTATTCTTCCAATATGATTTTGCTGATATCGCGCTTGATTTTTATAATATTGTTGATGCCGATGAAGTTACGAAACAAGGCTATATTAATTTAATTAATTATTTAGTGGATGCTGGCGTAGAAGAAGAGGCGCTTTCGATTGCTGAAAGAGGAATAGATAATTTTAGCACCGACTTCCGTTTTTACCTTTGGGCAATCAAAATTGATGCGGAAAACCGTGCGGACCGAATTAGCGAAGCAATGGACGAATTTCCGAATAACCGCTATTTAGCAAAACTGTTAGATGAAGTTACCGTGTTTCAAGATGCTATGACCAATAATCGATAGGAGGCCAGTAATATGACAGAAGAAAAAGGGATTTTACTACAAAGTGGTACAAATGAATTAGAAATTGTTACTTTTACAGTTGGCGAAAACTTATTTTGTATTAATGTTTTAAAAGTAAAGGAAATCATTCATCCGTTAGAAGTGACACCAGTACCAGATTCTAACCCGGCAATTGAAGGGGTTTCTCAAGTGCGTGGCGAGATTATGCCAGTTGTTAACCTTGCTCGTGTCATGAAACTTCCAGAAATTGAACCAGAAAACACTAAATTCATTATTACCGAATTAAACCAAATGAAAATCGTCTTCCGTGTCGATGAAGTACACCGGATTCAACGTATTTCTTGGGAACAAATTGAAGAGCCAGAAAAACTTTCGATTGGTTTAGAAGAATTGGCTGTTGGTATCGTGAAACTAGAGGGCAATTTAGTCCTACTACTTGACTACGAGAAAATTATTTATGAAATTAGCGGAAATGCTGATTTTGCAGTTACTGGAGAAGATCGGATTACAAGAAAAGTAAATCGTGAAGAGAAGACAATTTTCATTGCAGAAGATTCACAAATGCTTCGACAATTGCTGGAGGACACACTTCATGAGGCTGGTTATACGAATCTGCAATTCTTCGCTAATGGGAAAGAAGCCCAAGAACACATTTTCAAATTACTAAAAGAACAAAAACAACAAACGTTTGATAATGTCAATTTGCTTATTACAGATATTGAAATGCCGCAAATGGACGGGCATCATTTAACAAAAGTAATAAAAGAAGATGAAATTGGACGCGACTTGCCAGTTGTTATTTTCTCGTCGCTAATTACAGAAGATCTTGAACATAAAGGTGCCGGTGTAGGTGCTGATGCGCAAGTAAGTAAGCCTAATATCCACCAATTGATTAATATATTAGATGAACTCGTATTATAAAGTTAAGTGTTTGGACAATCCATTTTGTCTAAACACTTATTTTTTTAAAAACTAATTAATTATAAAAACGGTTAAATGCTTATAAATAGCCATTTTTCCATATTTTTATAAATGAAAATAACTTATTTTTACGTTTTTAACAAAAAACATTTGATTTTTTTAAAAAATGAAGATATAATAAAGCATATAGAGAAGAGCAGTCTTTTCTAAACCGAAATCTAGGAGGGAAACACAAATGAAAGTAAATACAAATATTATTAGCTTGAAAACACAAGAATATCTTCGTAAAAACAACGAAGGCATGACTCAAGCACAAGAACGTTTGGCATCTGGTAAACGTATTAACAGTTCTCTTGATGACGCTGCTGGTCTTGCAGTTGTAACTCGTATGAACGTTAAATCTACAGGCTTAGATGCAGCAAGCAAAAACTCATCCATGGGTATTGACTTGTTACAAACAGCGGATTCAGCTCTTAGCTCCATGAGTTCAATCTTGCAACGTATGCGTCAATTAGCAGTACAATCTTCTAACGGTTCATTCAGTGACGAAGATCGTAAACAATACACTGCTGAATTCGGTAGCTTAATCAAAGAACTTGATCACGTTGCTGACACTACTAACTACAACAACATCAAATTGCTAGATCAAACTGCTACAGGAGCTGCAACTCAAGTAAGCATCCAAGCGTCTGATAAAGCTAATGACTTAATCAACATTGATCTTTTCAATGCAAAAGGTCTTTCTGCTGGAACAATTACACTAGGTAGCGGTTCTACAGTAGCTGGTTATAGTGCGTTATCTGTTGCTGATGCTGATTCTTCCCAAGAAGCTACAGAAGCAATTGACGAATTAATCAACAACATCTCTAACGGTCGTGCGCTTCTTGGTGCTGGTATGAGTCGCCTTAGCTACAATGTATCTAACGTGAACAACCAATCAATCGCGACAAAAGCATCTGCTTCCTCTATTGAAGATGCAGATATGGCTGCTGAAATGTCCGAAATGACTAAATACAAAATTCTTACACAAACATCAATCAGCATGCTTTCTCAAGCAAACCAAACACCGCAAATGTTAACTCAATTAATTAACAGCTAATAAACATATCAAATTCATTTATCGAACATTGTTTACCCCTAGCCCCTCGTCACCCCGGACGAGGGGCTTTTTAATTCACTTTATGAAAATATTTTTTAATTAAAAACAAGTTATAAAGCCAAATGAATGGAGATTAGTTATTTTTTTATTAAAATTATTATAAAAAACGGATATTTTTTCAGAAAAAGGTAGAAATTGTCTTGTTTTTATTATAAAATGATATTATGCGATTTTTTTAAAAAATATTTTAATAGGTATAGGAATGGGAGTTGTATTTTATGTTGAAGTTGTTGATTGTCGACGATGCGATGTTCATGCGTACGATGATTAAGAATATTGTGAAGGACAGTGATTTTGAAGTAGTTGCTGAAGCGGAAAACGGGCTAGAGGCAGTGAAAAAGTACGATGAAGTAAAACCGGATATTGTGACACTTGATATCACGATGCCTGAAATGGATGGGTTAGAAGCGTTGGCTCAAATTATGGCAAAAGATCCATCGGCTAAAGTAATCATGTGTTCGGCAATGGGGCAACAAGGTATGGTTGTTGACGCCATTAAAAAAGGAGCAAAAGACTTTATCGTAAAACCTTTCCAAGCGGATAGAGTGTTAGAGGCGTTAGAAAAAGCAGCAAGATAGAGAAATGGAGGTGGGTTGCATGACTACAAATATGTTAGACCTGTTTATAGAGGAAGCTTCAGAACATTTACAGGCACTAAATGATAATCTGTTACAACTTGAAAAAGACCCGACGAATGGCGGATTAGTAAGTGAAATTTTCCGTTCAGCTCATACTTTTAAAGGTATGTCAGCAACGATGGGATTTCAGCAAGTAGCTGATTTAACGCATGCAATGGAAAATGTATTAGATGAGGTACGTAATAATCGATTAGTTGTAACAGAGCATTTGGTAGACATTATTTTTACATGCACTTCCCATTTGGAAACAATGGTTTCGGATATTCAGCACGGCGGACAAGGTGCTGCGGATATTACAAAAACAGTAGCTGACTTAGAAGCACTTCTCTCCCCAGAACAAGAAGAATCAACAGAAGCAACTTACCAAATTAGCATAAAAATTGAAGATGCAGCGATTTTAAAAGCAGTGCGAGCAGTAATGTGTTTAGAACGCCTTGCAGAGATTGGCATTATTTCAGACACAACTCCAGACCGGGAAGCTATTGAGCTAGAAGAATTCGAACAAACTTTTGAAGTAGTCTTAGAATCATCCCAGACTAAAGAAGAAATCGAAGCGGTTCTCCTTGATATTTCTGAAATTGAAAAAGTAACTGTCAAAGAAGAAGTAGAAGAGACGCAAATTGTCGAACCAATCAAAAAAACTGCCAAACAAACAACCAAACGATTAGAAAATAAAACTATTCGTGTACAACTTGAAAAAATCGAAAAATTAATGAATGTATTTGAAGAAAGCGTCATCGAACGAGCAAGAATTGATGAAATCGCTGAAAAAACCAATAACAAAGAATTAATGGAACATCTCGGCAGATTCAGTTCAATATCCAAGGAAATCCAAAATGGTTTGCTTAATATGAGAATGGTTCCGGTAGATAGTGTTTTCAATCGTTTTCCAAAGATGGTTCGGACGTTAGCGAAAGAACTAGGGAAAAAGATAGATTTAGTTATTGAAGGTGCCGATACAGAAGTGGACAAAATCGTTATTGACGAAATTGGCGATCCGCTTGTCCATTTAATTCGTAATTCCGTTGATCACGGCGCGGAAACTGTGGAAGTTAGACGTAAAAATGGCAAAAACGAAACAGCCACTATTAACTTAAAAGCATTCCATAGTGGCAACAATGTCGTTATCGAAATTGCCGATGATGGTGCAGGAATTAATAAGCGTAAAGTCTTAGAAAAAGCGATTGCTAAAAATGTAGTAACTCGAGCTGAATCAACCAAAATGACTGACACGGAGATTTTTGATTTGTTATTTGACTCTGGATTTAGTACCGCTGATCAAGTGTCTGATCTTTCTGGTCGCGGGGTTGGGCTAGATGTGGTTCGAAATACTATTTTGAAAATCGGTGGGAAAATAAGTGTTGAATCGAGTGAAAATGCAGGTTCCACTTTTAGAATTGAGATTCCGCTAACACTTTCGATTATTCAGTCGATGCTTGTGGCTACAGCAGAATATCGCTATGCAGTGCCGCTTGCAAACGTCGCAGAAGCAATCACCATTGATCGTGCGGATATTCAGCATGTTCACGGTAAGGATTTAATCAATTACCGCGAAACAATTATTGAAGTGCTTGATTTAGGCGAATGCTTCCATGAAACACCGCTGAAAGATACAGAAGAATTGCTATTACTTGTTGTTAAAAATGCCAAACGAACTTTTGGACTAGTAATTAAAGACATTATTGGTCAACGAGAAATCGTTTTAAAAACACTGGGAAGCTTTTTCAGTGAAAGCCAAATTGCCTTTTCCGGAGCAACTATTTTAGGTGATGGGCGCGTTGTTTTAATTTTAAACTTAGAGACTTTTTAAGGAGGAACCAGGATGGAACAAATATTTCAAGTAGAACTTCCTGAATGGGAACCAAATGAAACGACGCAAGAAGGTCGTGAAAAAGGAACCATCCGCCAAGTGGAAAATATTGGCGTGAACTTAATCGTTCGCCTAGGAAAACGAGAAATGCCTGTTGGGGATATTGCCGAGTTAAGCATTGGCGATGTCCTCGAAGTAGAGAAAAAACCAGGCCATAAAGTAGAGATTTTTTTAGATGAAAAGAAAGTTGGCATCGGTGAAGCTATTTTGATGGATGAGAACTTTGGAATTGTAATCTCAGAAATCGACTAAAGAAAGAAGGCAAGAGATTTGAAACAAGAGGCTTATAACGCAGTGAAGATGAAAGTGGACCAAGAAAAAACGGCCATTTTAAAAGAGTTGCAGTTACTTTTAGCAAAACGGGAACAAGTCGCTTCAAAATTAGCGCACGAACAAGAGGTTTATTATTCGAGAACAAAAAAAGAAAGACTCCAAGTATGTGTGTTAGCCGGTAGTATGCAACTTGACGCATTCTCACCAAGCCGCATCAAACAAATGGAGCGCGAAATCAGTCAAATAAGCCAGTACATTCAGAGCAATGAGCAGATTTTGGAACAACTAGAAGAAAAAGGCAAGCAAGCGAAGAAAATGTACGATGAAACACGAAAAAAATGGCAACAACTTGAAAATAAAAAGGAAGAACAAACATTACGTGATTTAAAAATGGTGCTACTAAAGTAAAAGGGAGGAAAAATCGTGCTAATCCCAGATAATTTGCTACAACCACTTATCGGAAAAAAAGAAATAGAGCCAAAAGAGCTGTTAGCAGAAGAATTAGTAGACTTACCATTTATTTCACTTTTAATGGAGAAAAATCCTGCACCGCTTTTAAAGGGAGATTCGAAAAACGAAAGCGAAGTGCAGCTGCCGATAAAAGAAATCGTAACACCACTCGTTTCAGCAAAACTACTAGAGAAAGACGAAGCGCCGAAACTAACTGCTGAACCTTTAGAACTAAAAGAAGTAAAAGATACCCTTATAGCCATCGCGAAACAAGCAATTAAACCCCAAGTAGAAACATTTCCTCAAGAAGCAAAAGAACCAGTGAAAAATCCCACTCAACAGCAGCCGATGACGGTGCCATTAATAGTACCTGTTCAGACTCCGCCCACTAAAGAAACACCAAAATTGGCAGAAAACGTCCTAAATAATCAACCAATACTCACTAAATTACCTCAAGAAAAAGAAGCTATCCAACTTTTTAAAGCAACGATAAA from the Listeria seeligeri serovar 1/2b str. SLCC3954 genome contains:
- a CDS encoding FliC/FljB family flagellin; this encodes MKVNTNIISLKTQEYLRKNNEGMTQAQERLASGKRINSSLDDAAGLAVVTRMNVKSTGLDAASKNSSMGIDLLQTADSALSSMSSILQRMRQLAVQSSNGSFSDEDRKQYTAEFGSLIKELDHVADTTNYNNIKLLDQTATGAATQVSIQASDKANDLINIDLFNAKGLSAGTITLGSGSTVAGYSALSVADADSSQEATEAIDELINNISNGRALLGAGMSRLSYNVSNVNNQSIATKASASSIEDADMAAEMSEMTKYKILTQTSISMLSQANQTPQMLTQLINS
- the fliK gene encoding flagellar hook-length control protein FliK; its protein translation is MLIPDNLLQPLIGKKEIEPKELLAEELVDLPFISLLMEKNPAPLLKGDSKNESEVQLPIKEIVTPLVSAKLLEKDEAPKLTAEPLELKEVKDTLIAIAKQAIKPQVETFPQEAKEPVKNPTQQQPMTVPLIVPVQTPPTKETPKLAENVLNNQPILTKLPQEKEAIQLFKATIKEPTTVKEEIVIKKPAETTNIWHESTKQAAPTAKLESPVTLKQLDKTITDQIEQLQKFQVKQNKAFFAIQPESLGKVEVLLKKMPDKIFVHIEYQEQSAKQKLEQMAQDLHNRFRDRGVEVAVTMTEKQAPKDSGQGSEGRQQGEAKKEKERENPHREQHKPKVFDLEEET
- a CDS encoding response regulator: MLKLLIVDDAMFMRTMIKNIVKDSDFEVVAEAENGLEAVKKYDEVKPDIVTLDITMPEMDGLEALAQIMAKDPSAKVIMCSAMGQQGMVVDAIKKGAKDFIVKPFQADRVLEALEKAAR
- a CDS encoding chemotaxis protein CheA translates to MTTNMLDLFIEEASEHLQALNDNLLQLEKDPTNGGLVSEIFRSAHTFKGMSATMGFQQVADLTHAMENVLDEVRNNRLVVTEHLVDIIFTCTSHLETMVSDIQHGGQGAADITKTVADLEALLSPEQEESTEATYQISIKIEDAAILKAVRAVMCLERLAEIGIISDTTPDREAIELEEFEQTFEVVLESSQTKEEIEAVLLDISEIEKVTVKEEVEETQIVEPIKKTAKQTTKRLENKTIRVQLEKIEKLMNVFEESVIERARIDEIAEKTNNKELMEHLGRFSSISKEIQNGLLNMRMVPVDSVFNRFPKMVRTLAKELGKKIDLVIEGADTEVDKIVIDEIGDPLVHLIRNSVDHGAETVEVRRKNGKNETATINLKAFHSGNNVVIEIADDGAGINKRKVLEKAIAKNVVTRAESTKMTDTEIFDLLFDSGFSTADQVSDLSGRGVGLDVVRNTILKIGGKISVESSENAGSTFRIEIPLTLSIIQSMLVATAEYRYAVPLANVAEAITIDRADIQHVHGKDLINYRETIIEVLDLGECFHETPLKDTEELLLLVVKNAKRTFGLVIKDIIGQREIVLKTLGSFFSESQIAFSGATILGDGRVVLILNLETF
- the gmaR gene encoding transcriptional anti-repressor GmaR, with amino-acid sequence MRPLISICMIVKNEAHILRQSLASFRKFTEEIIILDTGSTDETKKIAKEFTDFVYDFEWTGNFSDARNFAATKATGKWIMAIDADECLEEESYLKLKKQLKLQTESIYMAQIISFTGEKGRVTTTNHMPRIYKNDGTICFRGVIHEQLEAVDKHSIEAGIADVKIYHYGYMSEIVEKQGKSNRNLRLLEKEVKNNKDSGFVHFNIGQEMNRLGKKEEALKEFSEAFRLRDDNQYIWAKLSAYHIADLLEQEKRYEESLAIIEEARIIWPNVPEFPLKKANILYLSHQLEDAKEIYQNLLETTTIDYQPIVLYEATNFIPHKMLGHIYLEEKDYTRAMTYFSKAYAENSSDYGVMFQMIMLLSKFHEPKEIFAFMERHQFISSTETGLRLLSMTTQQGYAELSELIVQSLTDVYPPVAEATEVKIRTIRNVFPVISETAIIFGIKEELIDAADLCLWHYENPQLPIEQVMKNSDVGDIYNFIFENGPRISKKRYLFVLERAIALGKGEFADYLLALRTGYHDSINSHIADLFFQYDFADIALDFYNIVDADEVTKQGYINLINYLVDAGVEEEALSIAERGIDNFSTDFRFYLWAIKIDAENRADRISEAMDEFPNNRYLAKLLDEVTVFQDAMTNNR
- a CDS encoding flagellar motor switch protein FliN; amino-acid sequence: MEQIFQVELPEWEPNETTQEGREKGTIRQVENIGVNLIVRLGKREMPVGDIAELSIGDVLEVEKKPGHKVEIFLDEKKVGIGEAILMDENFGIVISEID
- a CDS encoding chemotaxis protein, translated to MTEEKGILLQSGTNELEIVTFTVGENLFCINVLKVKEIIHPLEVTPVPDSNPAIEGVSQVRGEIMPVVNLARVMKLPEIEPENTKFIITELNQMKIVFRVDEVHRIQRISWEQIEEPEKLSIGLEELAVGIVKLEGNLVLLLDYEKIIYEISGNADFAVTGEDRITRKVNREEKTIFIAEDSQMLRQLLEDTLHEAGYTNLQFFANGKEAQEHIFKLLKEQKQQTFDNVNLLITDIEMPQMDGHHLTKVIKEDEIGRDLPVVIFSSLITEDLEHKGAGVGADAQVSKPNIHQLINILDELVL